GAGAAGAGCAGAGCATCGGAATCGTTTAGCTGGCGGGTGCGCTGGATAAATATAAACTGTCAACTATCTCGTCGCAAATATTGGAATTCTCTAAAAGAGGCATCAATTGCATGTCCACTTTTCCGGATACAGACTTATGGGGCGCACCGGGCCGAACCGGCTGcaagatgatggtgacacTTGGTCCATGGCAGCTCCGTCCATGCGCTGCTCTTCCCAATCCATGGTGCCAAGCGTTCACGTATCTTTGCGATATTTAATACTGCCCCCTTCTCGGTTTGAGTAAaataaatgattgaaaaaGTGATCGATACTCACTTCAATTGTCCTGTGTAAGTTGGATCTTCAAACGAAACTACTTTTTCAGATAAATTTATCACTTTAAACACTCAACTGAACTCAAACCAATGGACTCAACTACACCACTTGCGATGAGCAACTCGAATGAATTTTACTAAACTGTTTGAACTCAAGGCTTACTActcattgttgctgctgatcgaacCGTAGCTTCCTTTGATCGATCCGTAAAACCGAGATACATTTACCATTATATTTATTACCTTTTCTCAATTTATACATACAAACCACAGaataaaaaacattttttgttatgttttttttaaacattttcgcatcgctactaccgatgcaTGGTtatattttccgttttttttagaTGAAAACAACCTCCAAAACTAAAATGGGTTACCTGTCTGTCCGTGTACATTAGGTGTTTTGCTGCGCCCGTAGCTCAGCAGCAATCTCCTCGAAGTGCGCAATGTAATCAATGCTGCTCTCACCCAGCACCGATATGGCCATCTGTGAAACAAGAACAACCGAAACCATGACATACGCGCTCTtggtccccccggggggtagCTTATATTATTGCAATAGCTTACTTCGCTATCATTTGGCTGCGTCGTCGGTGACTGCTCACTGGGGTAAGAGGATGCTCCGAGCAGACCGAAAACACTGCTTAGAGAAATATCCGTCATATCGGAATCAAGAAGCTTCCTACGACCACCGACGTTGGAGGATGCCTCGGGCAACAGCTCACCCtcaccatcgccgccggcgGGCGATAAGTCCGATTCCGATGAGAAAATGTTCATCAGTgaggatgatgttgatggaagCGAGATATCGAACAGGCTGATACAGCTGTCCACGCTAGCACGGCGTATATTATTTGCCGAaagcctgctgctgatggccgatTCCGTAATCTCGTTGGAAGACGCTGGATTCGCTCGTATACTGCCTGTCCTATCCTCAGCCGTTCCCCCCTCACTGGTGTTGATGCGGTGTTGTGCGGTATTGGTTTCCAGCGATTGTATGGTGGTCGCCTGATGGGTCAAGATTTCGCCTTTCCCACCGAACAGTAGTGGTTTCAGCAGCTGcggtgcctgctgctgtgacGGTGAAGAACCGCCTGCCACGGGATTCACTTTGGCAAAGGTcaccaccggtgccggcggtggttgcagttgttgtggtgtgtgctgaTGATTGACTCGAGATCTCCACCAACGCTTCTGCTTGTAACGTACCTGCGACGGTACGGGctgcaaagcaaacaagcaagcaaaaacagaatGTTCAGCTTTCACCCTCCAAAACAATGGCCCTCCAAAGTGAAACTTTCAAAACGTTACTTTACTTACAAGATTCGACAAAACATTGCTGCTAGTGTTGCGAACCGGCAACAGCGGTTGCTTGAAGAGCGCACAGTTGTCAcactgcaccgtcagcggaTCCGTATCATTTTCTCCACGCTGGAAGCAAAACCCAAATCAGTTCCAAATCGTATTTTCCAGGGaggaaaacaatatttaatTTCGAAAAGCCTACCTTCAGCTTACGCTCCACGCCCGTACCGCAGACGCACTTTTTCTTGTAATTTCTATCCCGCAAGTTCACGAGAGCCATCAGCTGCTTGAGACGGCCACTGACGGTCGTACTGCTATTCGTGCTGGCACAAATCTTTCTTCTAGCGTCCTCCTTCTCGACTTCGTTTCCCGAAGTCGTTTCGTCGGTATTACTTTTGGAAGGCAAAATTGGTTCCAGTTTGTTACATTCAGCGTTCACCACGGCAAGGCATCCATCGTTTCCATCCATCACTGCCGGGtctgacgatgacggcggtggtggttctgctCCACCCGCTGCTCCGATGCGAGGTGCCATTTCATCCACCAACCAGTCGTACTCGAGGTACAGCTTCATGTCCTCGCCGAAAATGAGGTACAGATCGCCGACCGTAAGATCACCGACATTAGTCAGCGTCCAGCCGTCGCGTATCTTGCGAATCTCCTCCTCCGATACCAACGGTCGAAATTGGTTGATCAGGGCGTTCTCTTTGGAGCACTTGCGTTTACTCGATTGCCACTTTTTCTTGATCACCGACGGTTTGGCCGACCCGGCTTCCTCACCCGTCGAGTAGTTCCCATTATCCGTCTGCCCTTTGGTGTCACTTTCGATCGGAGCAAACCCATCGCTCGACGTATCGCTGTGCAGATTCAAGAAGTCGGATGTCGTCTGTGTGCTCCCTCTTCTCACCTCGCACGCGAACGTACTCTTCAGCACAAAGTTGGTTGTCTCGCTGAAGATGTTCTTCATATCGTCAAAACATTCCACCTCCTTCAGTTCGATTGACTCGCTGGAGGATTTAAACATCTCACCAAACTGCAACAAACCACcactctgctgctgtacgGACAGTTCCGATGGATGATGTTTTTCCTCCTTAATGTCCTTgctaccaacaacaccacTACCGGTGCCTTCGCATACTTTAAACTTTTTCCCACTCTCCGGTGTCCCCTTTTCCGATCCACAGTCCGTGCGCAACCGCTTCACGTTCATTTGCAAACGATCTTTGCAGCTCGTCGTCATCTTATCAGTGCAGAGCGTTTCGGTTCGGACCGTCACACCGATTCGCTGCTCGTACGAGTTCAGGcagatgctggtgttgctttGAAACTCGACCAAACTAATCATCGGCCGGTGGATGATGGCCGTCTGCAGGGGCATAAAGTGAAGCAGTGCATTGGGCATTGCCGTTCCACCGTCGACCCCCACTGCAGCCGCGATTTGAGAGCAAAAGTACACATCGTTTAGAAGCCGCTGCCGCGGAACCTTGGACGACATGGAGCCGGCCGTCTTTTTCATCTCCTCAACACGCTCCTCGAGACGCTGGTGCTGCGAGCGCCACTTGTGCTGGAACAGCTGCAACAGGGCCGAGAGCCGCTTCTGAATTGTGACGGTAATTTTAACGCATGGATTCTGTGCCAACGATTGCACATGAGCCCATGCTTCCATCGTGAGCGGTTTCAGCAGAACATCGACCCGGGGTGGTAGCTTGATTTCTTCCTGCCACTCCTCGAGCTGGTTTAACTTCCGTAGCGCACGGCAGGAGGGCGTTTTTATGCGTATGTTCTTACCCTTCTCGCGCACCGTTGTGAAACCCTTGCAAACCAGGTCCTTCAGTTTGTGTAAATACTTTTTGTTCTGGAAAGGTACTTTTTTGCGCATTTCCCCGTAATTGATCAAGGCATACAGTTCCTGGGCTTCCCGCTTGATCTCGTCCGAGAAGGCCATGTACTTGGAAaccatttgattgattttataaTACAAATTTCGCACATCCTTCGCCTTGAACGTTTGCTCGCTGCTCTCCTTGCGCCGCTTCTTGCTGTTCAGATAGTTCTGTATAGCCTCAAAATCTTTCCCGTACTCGTTCAGCGCCTCAAAGAACAAATTCTTATCGTGATTACTCCAAATCACGCGCATACGCTTCTGTTGCCCCGGCGTTTTCGGTAGTGCTGCCGTGACGGTGAGCTTGGTTTgatcctttctctcgctcgccgatgctgccgctggtggggGATTGCTGCAGCGAATGGAATCCATACGCATCTTGTGCTTCACACGGGCACTCGTCCGTAGCGTATGGCCACTCTCGGGGTCTTCGGCCGTaccgaaggtggtggtgactgaACCGAGAATTTCCTCCTGTGGCGTgggacctcctcctccgcctgttgctggcggtgctgcacCCACAGTCTCTGTCGCTGAAAGCGGCAATAATTTCAACGCTTCCGTTGCCTCGGTAATACACGCTTCAGTAATGATTGAGTTCGAGAATGATTTCGATGGCTCAACGTCCTGGGAAAGTTCCTGGGAAACACGTTCCACCATCACAACCAAGCTactgggcgtctccatcgagtGTTCATCTTCCCTCTCGCCTCCCGATTCCATCGTATGATCGGATTCCATCTTCCGACCTAGCTGCTTGTGATCTGAAATTATGCAAGACATAAAAGACCTCATATTAGGGGTGGTAGGCTGATACCGAACCGACTGACGTGCGTATACCCCCCCTACGCCATCGTAAGTGCAAATTTGGGAAAACCCCCTATAAAGCGAATAAATAATCCCGAACCCAATCCCTCGACGAGAgcggaacaataaaaaagatGAATGAGGCAACAATTAGCTTTTATAGGACCGACTCCCGAGGACCCGTTtgccgttgttggtgttggttgggaaAGCCTTGATTTACGATAACACAACCATTCATTAGAGCGCTATCGTAAAACTATGGCCAAGCAGTAAATAACATCATCGGGGGATCGGGCCTTATGCGCTTGGCGCGTACATTTTCGGTTCGTTACCGGGCCCGTGTTGAGCTGTGAATTGGCGGCTGGTGAGCGACTACCGAAGCACGAAAATAGCCCACTTGGTTTACGATAATCCACTGCTAATCGAGGGTGGCCGGTTCGAGTTTGTTATCACATATCACccatactcacacacagagcgagagggagggagaagacATCAAGCAGCTGGCAGCTgggattgtaaaaaaaactctgCTTCACTGCTCGAACGCTCTGATACGCAACCGATTGAGGGATTATTGAATATTTTCTCCCACTGGCCAGGTGAAATGGGTGATCGTTTATCTTGAAGATGATTTATGGGAAACCGCGCAAGGCAGAAGGCAAGAAAGAAGGGCGCAAACGGAacaaagcgtgtgtgtgtgtgtgtgtgtgtgtgtacggccAAGGCGAGCTAACTAAGGgatgcaaagcagcagcagcagcagcagcttcgccCGAAAGCTGGGGGCCACCTATTTTGAATCGTGGCCGATCACGTTGTGTTTTTCATCGCtctcataaatcattcaccaTATCATATGTTGGTGACAAATAAGAATCATTTTTCAACTAGTTTTGAGAGTCCCACGGCACGGTCCTCCTTTCACCTCCACCATTCGCTAAACCAATCCTTCGATCCTAAGAGACTTTGACCAGTTTCCGTCGTGGTTCCGTGGTGTAAACGAAAGGGCCacgttcgttctctctttctctctgtctctttctctctcttctgctgtcCCACTGGTGCTTAACGAGAAAAACgatccagtagcagcagcagcagcagcactagggATGACTAGTTGATGATACGGATGTTCTTGAGCGGTTCTGCGAAaacgaaccccccccccctgcacCCCCTCCTTTTCTAccgcatttcatttttttctattttgaaCTTTCCGTTTTACGAAGGATGACCAGCGTGAGTGAGGTGCTCCCACTTCTCATTCTCCTCTCACTCCTGcttcttccgctttttttgtgaccctcccccgaaaaacaaacccatCGCCATCAAAACCGAACCTCAACCAGAAAGGAACGTaaggaaaacgaagcgaaagaatcGGAAAATCGGTAGTCCTAGTGTCGTCCTGGACCTTATCCACGCCAACTGGCCAACTGatgcggttgctggtgctctgCTAGAGGTGCTGCCATCGTTCACACAGCTCGGTTGGTCTGGCGGGCGAACTTCCTTGTTTGTCTGCGTCTGCCACTAGCTCTCCAGCGCTTTAGCCCTTAGCCcttagccagccagcgcgcGCACATAACCCATTCAATTTATCGTTATTGTTATTGCCATTCCCCCAAATTATGGAGCATAATCGATGCCAACGAATCGTTCAGCATCGATGAAATGGCTACTCGGGCACCCGCCCGGTCCCGCCGGTGGCAAGCACAAGGCACAAGCCAGGAGAAAAcgattgacgacgacgacgtcgacggccaCCTATCGTGCCaattcaaaccaaccaaccgtatATCCCTGCATCGCCGTGGACAGCCTCCCCTCTCAGGATCGTCGTTCATCGTGCATAATATCATAGCCCCGGTCGACCCGGTGGTAGCCACAAGAATGGCGCATCGTCCATTCGATGTCGGATAGTCGTACAGGAACCGTTCCCCAAAATCAAGCCACAGCcaatcgccacacacacacaatgtctTTTGCTCTGCATTTCACACAGCGAGGAcaggcaagagagagagagagaaaggaaaagccaAAAAGGACACACTAGGACACACACTAAAACAGACAGATTCTCCGAAGCACTTCATTTAGTGTCCGGGACTCAAGGACCATTGCCAGGAAGATGTGAATCCCGGGATTGGCTTTATGTCATTCCGTTAGAACCGTTCCCATaaaggtgatgatgaagctcttcctttttttaatgcaagcTTTTATCCGGGAGGGCGAGAAAGGTAAATGGTTGTTTACATTGCGATTTACACACATCCGGATTGTCGCCCTAATGTGGTTTAGGGCTGCCCCCGTTTATGAGAGTACCAAACACAGCAATTATGCCCATAGATATGCAGTGCGTTGTGGTTTGGTGTCCAAATGGCACAGTTTATGTAATCGATCAAAGCAAATTAAATGCATTCCAACTGTCATTAGCGTATGTCATCGGTTTCGGGTGGGGACGGGCCAGCGACACCTGAAACAGATGATGACCTTCAATCACATCCAAGGAGGCTGGGATGGGTTGCAGAGTTTTTCCCTTCCTGCGCGCGAGTACATCCAAGCTGGTGACGGCGCTGCGTGTGTGAATTGAAACTGCTTCACTCCTAGCCCTAAGTAGAGGAAAAATTGAATACTGTCAACGCGTATAAATCACacaatgaatatttaatgcaCCTCTCCTCTCAACGCCACCAGTCCGGCGTCCGGGCCGCGGGCCTCGGACTGGAGggaatgaaacattaattaaaaGCGGAGCAGAGCGCCCGCGATATGCGATTTACCATTGAGTCGACTAATTTAATTTGCGTTAGTTTCGCCCGAATGCTTTCGCCAAAGCCAGTTTGTGTCGCTCGACGGCCGCTTggtgtgcctgctgctggtacgaaCCTCGTCTGAGGTTATTACTGGCGTGCGGGCGTGAGTCTCTGTGTGGCACTCCAAAAACCTACCCTCACTCTCGGTCCCCGAAAAACCACCGGCTGGAAATTATTTTAAGAGCACTGTGGGAGAATGTTCATGGAAAACGACAACCACAAAGCTGTTTGCATTAAAGATTTACATAATGAAATCAGCGTAATAAATGCTGTTACTTACCCGTCACCCTCCAAAGCGAACCAAACCAGCAGTTTGGGCACAAGGGGCGGCGCTGGAGAAAATGAGGGAGAAAGGATGGTTTGGCGCCGGGTTCCACAATCCCCCCCACGGGCGGTACCCCATTCCGAACCCAACGCCAGTCCTCCCTTTGCTTACTAAAACTAACTACTacaacgcacacagacacacacacccgaacgCGTGTGGATTGGCCAGGAAAAGTTTACTGTCAACGACGAGTCGACGTCGAGACTGCGCCTCGGAGCCTcgcgtcaccgtcgtcaccgctCAGAGCTCAGAGGCAGAGCAGCAATCGGATTCTAGATGTAGGCAGGCGCTCTTCTCGTCGCGTCGCTACCCCCGGAGGAAACCGAGCAGCACAACAAGCAATGCGTTTGAGTTGAGAGGCGTTGATGAGTGTGCGAGCGTTTTCTGTAaaacgtcgccgtcgccgtcgccgtcgtcatcgccaccgcttttcgctgcaacaacaaaatgctTCAAAAGTCTCGCAACTTGCGAATggccagccaccgccaccacctttcccctgctctccctccctcccttccttccctggCAGGCGCGTTGTGCAATATACGACACCTATTAAATCAACTTCCCTCTATCACGCCAATTACTCTAATGAATTTGTCACATTTTCTTACCGACGATTTTACGACAAACAGAGCTCGGTTTGGGGGGGCTGGCGAGGAGGGGGTCTTATTTCGGTCGGGTGCGTTTTGGAgccaccccaccccaaaatCCCCACTTTTCCCTTATGAGTCGGTGgcagccaccgccacgacGCCAGTTGCTCTTTTCTACGCGCTCAACGGGCTGGAAAGGGAATTACAGCgccggggagagggggaggtagCAGAGCCTGGCCCTTGAGCCTCCGGTGAAACCTTGAATTGCGTTcgcacggacgacgacgacgacgacgacgacggcgccgtAGTACCTGTGGAATTTGTTGCGTCAACAAAGCTGAACCTCGGCACTTCTATTCTTGACATACACTTCGCACGCCTGAAAGCGCTTCTCCTCCGCGAGCCCTGGATAAAAAGGAGTCAGCGGAAGaaggaagcggcagcagcaatggtggcGGCTGTGGATTCAAGTCGCGGATCTCGCGTTTCGctttgaagctgctgctgccaggagtATGGCTACCTTACGCGACACAAGAATGCCGCTGCTACCGTCGGAATATAGGCTAGGTGCGTGTGtagaggtggaggtggaggaggaggaggaggcgtgTCTTTCATGCCCCTTGGAGTATGTCGAAAACACGTACACTCTCTACCGGCTCGGCGCGACTCCCAAAGACTGTAGAGTAGactcttttcactttccatccgCACTCGCACGCTTGGTGAAcgcacagccaccaccaccagcacaccttTGCTTACCTTGCGTTTTGCCCTCTTCCACTTTACCTCCCAGGCCCCCCTTCCGCCTGGGATCCTGGCAATGTAGCtttaaatgaattaaatttgttttaaagCCGCCTTGGCATTAGCCATATCCGTTTTCGAGCTTTACAGGGCCAGGGCGCGCCAATGGTGCTTGGAGTCGCTACCGCGAATCCAGTGACGCTTGCTGTTCGTGTTCAAATGAATgacaaatggaaaatattaaCACCATCGCACCAAATCGGCCGACACATGCCACACTGTGCCCGGGCTGGCTGTCCGGATATCGGCTCGGCTGTGGCAGGTGTTTAAGTGGCAATGATTTGATTATGTTTCCGAGGGAGCGAGCGGCGCCAAGCGGCGGTTCTCGCTGCGGGCGATATTTGCTTATTGCGTCCCTTGCAAACTGATGGCTCCGGGAGTAGCGAAGTATTATAATTATCTATatgtttccctccctcccgtggATATTACGCACACGCATCGCAGCATACCGGGGGTAATTGTGACCGCAGGATGAACTgacattaacaaaaaaaaacccactataAAAAGATGGCTTTCATGATGACACAGCTCAACGCGTATTATCGTGTGGATTGGACGctctatattttttttatctgttgACATTTCAATGCTCAGTGCAAAGTAAGTAAGTCAAATATgtgataaaaatgattttatccTATCATACGTGAATGGACTTCACGTTTGAATAAGGAAAAGGTTATTAGAAATCCCAGCAGGCCAGATTGTCAGTCAGTCCCGAATGGACCAACTCCCCCAAACCCAGCACACGCCATGATTAGAGTCAATTtagcgaatgaacgaacgtTCTAGTAGCTAATTACAAGCATCGCATCAcaacggttgctgcgattgatcGAACATGAGAGGACTCTTTTCCAAGGACCatatacaatacaatacattccgggtgctgctggtggtggtggcctacTTATCCATTTAGCCGCAACTTCGCATGAAAATGCACATAATGCCAATCATTGTTCATCCATTTATATTGCGTCAGTTAAAAACAAAAGCTTGTTAAATGCACGAAAgtatgctactgctgatgctgatggaatgCTGAAATTTATCTGTTCACCCCTATTGCGGCTTTCCTCGAATTATGCGTTCTTTATCACTGACGTGGCgtaatgtgtgtgttcgtgtgtgtgtgtgtgttgctcctGAACCACCCAACCGGTACGTGGGCTACATCTCTCACCACCAATTCGACCACCTCTATTCCATTCCGCACGCGGCTAAATGGCAAAAGTTATGCTGCACCATCCCGAGCTCCAACTGATCGAGACGCAGCGGGGCGAAGGGAGTTCAAGGAAGGGCGAAAGGGCACGGGGACACAGGGACACGGGCGCGGAACGGCGGAACTATGGatggttgtgctgttgttgttgctgttgttgttgcaaactCACTACAGCAAAACCATCGTCAATTGTGTGCTAATGAAACaagcggaaccggaagcaccaGCATTGATAGATGATGAATCAACGGCTCcggaacgagcgagcgagcaagcgagagagagagagagagagcagtgcTTAGAGAATAAACAATCGGACCCACACAatccaccacccaccaaccaccaccagcttcctCCTTCATCGGGGTGCTCACCACTTGGACGCTTTGATTATACATCGTTGGCCAGATGAATGTCTTCCTGCCGACTGTCATGAGCAGCTCCGTCCAGGAAGTGGCTGTGAAAGCTAGATTTTACTGACCCATGGAATGGTCCGGCGCAgcgtgctgatggtggtggtaccggcaaCAGGCAACAGCGGTAAGGCCAGGAGGATTTGAAGAAACTCATTAGCCTTTTGTCTAGAAGGCTTTGCGGGTGGTGCTtcccgggagggggtgtttatgtgtccgtccgtccgtccatccgccCGTTCCGTTTgtacaatcgatttgcaaCAGTTTCCGATGGCCACAATGGCCAATCCttcgcaccgaccgaccgaccgaccggttggAAGCCATGATcgtaaaccatcatcatcatccgcctgtGCCAACATGTTCAACAACTATCTTTGAAGAGCGATAAGAATATTTCATCAAAAGGACACAAACCGAAACGGCGCACGGGCGCACGGCACGCGTGTGTATGATGATGTATGGGCGGACAGCAagccgaaccaccaccaccaccaccatttccttccttccctcagccagccagttggtCACGCGAGAAAGCCAGCGGCTCACAGAGCCATTACACCGGCAACCACATAATTCATAATTCTCCAGCAATACGACCTGCCATAAGTCATCGAGAGTGATGTAAACGGAGCGCCGCTTGTTgtgggccgggggggggggggggggagtgtgtTTTCGGGGAGTGCGTTTTCGGGGAGTGTTGTTTCCGATGGAAAATTTGAAGCACATCCCCTGCCATCGTCAGTGGTATTGTGGCGAGTTTTAATTCCTTACTGTAGTCATGAGTTTGGTTCAAcggaagaaaacacacacacacgcacacacgcacacataaaaTGTAATACATTTTCCATCGAGAAGCCGAGACGATCGTGCTGCTCGAGTACCCGGAGGAGTCGATATCCGGCTCCGAGAAAGAAAACCCCGAAATTTATGGAGAAATAATATTTATAATCATAACGGTTTTGCGCTCGTGCACCGGGCAGCGACCTGCGGTAGCCAGCCACTGGAGCGTGTGCAGAGGCATCAACAAAACAGATGAATAAATCAGGCCTCGCGCCTCGACTTCGCCTGCCAATCGATTGCCTTCTTTACAGAGCACTGGGCCCCGAGAGGAGAAAGtgcctgcaacaacaacaacaacaacaacaacaacgcaaaaaaaccatcatgctcccagcgagcagcagcagcagctcgtacATGCTTAACCGCACGTCTCGCGCGGTTTGTTACGATAAATATAGCGTCCTGTTCTTCAGCTTGCAAGCGACACTTTTTTGGCTTAAGGCAGCGCCGGTGGCCATTCGAAACGAATGAACCAGAGAGACGGTTGGTTGCGAAAAACCGCAACTaaaaaaccccgaaagggCATGAAATAAACATCCGTCCAAAACGCGCAAAAGGGCGCAACGTAGAGAGTTGGCGAGGGAGgagaaaattgtgaaattatttccaaaaaccaaccatcacTTCTCGGTTGGCGGCCATGAACTGAACGAAATGCGAAGTGCTGACGCCAGTGAATCATCGTggatcggttcggatcggtttGTCATTAATGGTCGAAGTAAGCGCAGAGCACCGTTGCTAGGGCCGTTGCTTCTACGCTGGATACGCATTTGTCAGACGAACtcaaatgatttaaatagttt
The sequence above is a segment of the Anopheles darlingi chromosome 2, idAnoDarlMG_H_01, whole genome shotgun sequence genome. Coding sequences within it:
- the LOC125948796 gene encoding protein cramped, producing MESDHTMESGGEREDEHSMETPSSLVVMVERVSQELSQDVEPSKSFSNSIITEACITEATEALKLLPLSATETVGAAPPATGGGGGPTPQEEILGSVTTTFGTAEDPESGHTLRTSARVKHKMRMDSIRCSNPPPAAASASERKDQTKLTVTAALPKTPGQQKRMRVIWSNHDKNLFFEALNEYGKDFEAIQNYLNSKKRRKESSEQTFKAKDVRNLYYKINQMVSKYMAFSDEIKREAQELYALINYGEMRKKVPFQNKKYLHKLKDLVCKGFTTVREKGKNIRIKTPSCRALRKLNQLEEWQEEIKLPPRVDVLLKPLTMEAWAHVQSLAQNPCVKITVTIQKRLSALLQLFQHKWRSQHQRLEERVEEMKKTAGSMSSKVPRQRLLNDVYFCSQIAAAVGVDGGTAMPNALLHFMPLQTAIIHRPMISLVEFQSNTSICLNSYEQRIGVTVRTETLCTDKMTTSCKDRLQMNVKRLRTDCGSEKGTPESGKKFKVCEGTGSGVVGSKDIKEEKHHPSELSVQQQSGGLLQFGEMFKSSSESIELKEVECFDDMKNIFSETTNFVLKSTFACEVRRGSTQTTSDFLNLHSDTSSDGFAPIESDTKGQTDNGNYSTGEEAGSAKPSVIKKKWQSSKRKCSKENALINQFRPLVSEEEIRKIRDGWTLTNVGDLTVGDLYLIFGEDMKLYLEYDWLVDEMAPRIGAAGGAEPPPPSSSDPAVMDGNDGCLAVVNAECNKLEPILPSKSNTDETTSGNEVEKEDARRKICASTNSSTTVSGRLKQLMALVNLRDRNYKKKCVCGTGVERKLKRGENDTDPLTVQCDNCALFKQPLLPVRNTSSNVLSNLPVPSQVRYKQKRWWRSRVNHQHTPQQLQPPPAPVVTFAKVNPVAGGSSPSQQQAPQLLKPLLFGGKGEILTHQATTIQSLETNTAQHRINTSEGGTAEDRTGSIRANPASSNEITESAISSRLSANNIRRASVDSCISLFDISLPSTSSSLMNIFSSESDLSPAGGDGEGELLPEASSNVGGRRKLLDSDMTDISLSSVFGLLGASSYPSEQSPTTQPNDSEMAISVLGESSIDYIAHFEEIAAELRAQQNT